In the genome of Streptomyces pactum, one region contains:
- a CDS encoding xanthine dehydrogenase family protein molybdopterin-binding subunit, with the protein MTAPGSAGAPPRLEGRAKVTGAARYAVEHPVDGCAYAWPVPATVARGRITGIDPAAALAEPGVLAVLDHRNAPRLGDVDDATLLVLQSPRVAHRGQYVALVVAETLEAARAAAAAVRVSYAAEPHDVELDAAHPGLYTPETVNGGFPGERAHGDFDAAFAAAAVRTDAVYRIPALHNHPMEPHASTAVWLGDRLRVHDSSQGSTKVRQTLAGLFGLPEERITVVSGHVGGGFGSKGTPRPQVVLAAMAARHTGRPVKLALPRPQLAAVVGHRAATVQRVRLGADRDGRIRALSHEVVTYSSRIKEFTEQAGTPARSMYAGENRRTTHRLVRLDVPTPSWLRAPGECSGMYALESAMDELALACGLDPVELRLRNDTRTDPDSGRPFTSRGLAECLREGARRFGWAGRDPRPGGRSEGRWLIGTGVAASGYPAEVGPSRAEASVTASGRYRVRINATDIGTGARTVLAQIAAEALSVPVDRIDIEIGSSDLPEAPLAGGSSGTASWGWAVHKAGRALSAELARHSGPVPEPGPVVRVDTAEDVAAMSQEYARRAFGAQFAEVAVDMDSGETRVRRLLGVFAVGRVLNARTARSQLVGGMTMGLSMALLEHSTMDPAFGDHAERDLASYHVATHADVLDVEAHWIDETDDRLNPMGSKGLGEIGIVGTAAAVANAVYHATGVRVRTLPVRPERLLPGLGEWQATGG; encoded by the coding sequence TCACCGGCATCGACCCGGCCGCGGCGCTGGCCGAACCGGGGGTGCTGGCGGTCCTCGACCACCGGAACGCGCCGCGCCTGGGCGACGTGGACGACGCCACCTTGCTGGTGCTCCAGTCGCCGCGGGTGGCGCACCGGGGCCAGTACGTGGCGCTGGTGGTGGCGGAGACCCTGGAGGCGGCGCGGGCGGCGGCGGCCGCGGTCCGGGTGTCGTACGCGGCCGAGCCGCACGACGTGGAGCTCGACGCGGCCCACCCGGGGCTGTACACGCCCGAGACGGTGAACGGCGGGTTCCCCGGCGAGCGCGCGCACGGCGACTTCGACGCGGCCTTCGCCGCCGCGGCGGTGCGGACGGACGCCGTCTACCGCATCCCGGCGCTGCACAACCACCCGATGGAGCCGCACGCCAGTACCGCGGTGTGGCTCGGCGACCGGCTGCGGGTGCACGACTCCAGCCAGGGCTCGACCAAGGTGCGGCAGACGCTGGCGGGTCTGTTCGGTCTGCCCGAGGAGCGGATCACGGTCGTCTCCGGGCACGTGGGCGGCGGTTTCGGCTCCAAGGGCACCCCGCGTCCCCAGGTGGTGCTCGCCGCGATGGCCGCCCGGCACACCGGGCGTCCGGTCAAGCTGGCACTCCCCCGCCCGCAACTGGCCGCGGTGGTGGGCCACCGGGCGGCGACGGTCCAGCGGGTGCGGCTCGGTGCCGACCGGGACGGCCGTATCCGGGCGCTCTCCCACGAGGTGGTCACCTACAGCTCGCGGATCAAGGAGTTCACCGAGCAGGCGGGGACCCCGGCCCGTTCGATGTACGCCGGGGAGAACCGCCGCACCACCCACCGCCTCGTCCGGCTGGACGTGCCCACCCCGTCCTGGCTGCGGGCGCCGGGCGAGTGCTCGGGGATGTACGCGCTGGAGTCGGCGATGGACGAGCTGGCCCTGGCGTGCGGGCTGGACCCGGTGGAGCTGCGGCTGCGCAACGACACCCGCACCGATCCGGATTCGGGGCGTCCGTTCACCAGCCGGGGGCTGGCCGAGTGCCTGCGCGAGGGCGCCCGGCGCTTCGGCTGGGCCGGCCGCGACCCCCGGCCGGGCGGGCGGTCCGAGGGCCGGTGGCTGATCGGCACCGGGGTCGCCGCGTCCGGCTACCCGGCGGAGGTGGGACCGTCCCGGGCGGAGGCGTCGGTGACGGCGTCGGGCCGGTACCGGGTGCGGATCAACGCCACGGACATCGGCACCGGCGCGCGGACGGTGCTGGCGCAGATCGCCGCCGAGGCGCTGTCGGTGCCGGTGGACCGGATCGACATCGAGATCGGCAGCAGCGATCTGCCCGAGGCCCCGCTGGCCGGCGGCTCCTCCGGGACCGCGTCGTGGGGCTGGGCGGTGCACAAGGCGGGCCGGGCGCTCTCGGCGGAACTGGCCCGGCACTCCGGTCCGGTGCCGGAGCCGGGGCCGGTGGTGCGCGTGGACACGGCCGAGGACGTGGCGGCGATGTCGCAGGAGTACGCCCGGCGGGCCTTCGGCGCCCAGTTCGCCGAGGTCGCGGTGGACATGGACAGCGGCGAGACGCGGGTGCGGCGGCTGCTGGGGGTGTTCGCGGTCGGGCGGGTGCTCAACGCCCGTACCGCCCGGTCTCAGCTGGTCGGCGGGATGACGATGGGGCTGTCGATGGCCCTGCTGGAGCACAGCACCATGGACCCGGCCTTCGGTGACCACGCCGAACGGGACCTGGCCTCCTACCACGTGGCCACGCACGCCGATGTGCTGGACGTCGAGGCGCACTGGATCGACGAGACCGACGACCGGCTGAACCCTATGGGCTCCAAGGGCCTGGGGGAGATCGGCATCGTGGGCACCGCGGCGGCCGTGGCCAATGCCGTGTACCACGCGACCGGGGTCCGGGTACGCACCCTGCCGGTCCGCCCCGAACGGCTGCTGCCCGGTCTCGGGGAGTGGCAGGCCACCGGCGGGTGA
- the ligD gene encoding non-homologous end-joining DNA ligase — protein sequence MASAPSGSGTGPALPRLAPMLATPGPLPPRGRTGAAEWAYEVKWDGVRALAELPGDGGVRLVSRSGREVTAAYPDLAGIAPPGLSAVLDGEIVALDEAGRPDFGRLQQRMGLTRPAAVRTAARTWPVTLMVFDVLHLDGRPTLDLPYTERRRLLEALPLGGPRVAVPPSWPPGQGRAALAWTLEHGLEGVVAKRVGSRYEPGRRSRDWIKTKHVRTVDVRIGGWVPQDAGARAVRSLLVGVPAAGGLVYAGSVGTGFSHAESRRLAGLLRPLEVPDPPFADRVVTSPGHPPRWVRPELGGEVEYLEWTRGGRLRAPVWRGLREPPEVALH from the coding sequence ATGGCCTCCGCTCCGTCCGGCTCCGGGACCGGGCCGGCGCTGCCCCGGCTGGCGCCGATGCTCGCCACGCCCGGCCCGCTGCCGCCGCGTGGCCGCACTGGTGCGGCGGAGTGGGCGTACGAGGTCAAGTGGGACGGGGTACGGGCCCTGGCGGAGCTGCCGGGGGACGGCGGGGTGCGGCTGGTCAGCCGCTCCGGGCGGGAGGTCACCGCCGCCTACCCGGACCTCGCCGGCATCGCCCCGCCGGGGCTGTCGGCCGTGCTGGACGGCGAGATCGTCGCCCTGGACGAGGCCGGCCGCCCGGACTTCGGCCGGTTGCAGCAGCGGATGGGGCTGACCCGCCCGGCCGCCGTCCGGACCGCGGCCCGCACCTGGCCGGTCACGCTGATGGTCTTCGACGTACTCCATCTGGACGGCCGCCCCACGCTCGACCTGCCCTACACCGAGCGCCGGCGGCTGCTGGAGGCGCTGCCGCTGGGCGGTCCGCGGGTGGCGGTCCCGCCCTCCTGGCCGCCCGGGCAGGGGCGGGCCGCGCTGGCCTGGACGCTGGAGCACGGGCTGGAGGGCGTGGTGGCCAAGCGGGTCGGGTCCCGCTACGAGCCGGGCCGGCGCAGCCGCGACTGGATCAAGACCAAGCACGTACGCACCGTCGATGTGCGGATCGGCGGCTGGGTGCCCCAGGACGCGGGGGCGCGCGCGGTCCGCTCACTGCTGGTGGGTGTGCCGGCGGCCGGCGGGCTGGTGTACGCCGGGTCGGTCGGCACCGGCTTCTCCCACGCCGAGAGCCGCCGGCTGGCCGGGCTGCTGCGGCCGCTGGAGGTGCCGGACCCCCCGTTCGCGGACCGCGTGGTGACCTCGCCCGGTCACCCGCCCCGCTGGGTACGGCCGGAGCTGGGCGGCGAGGTGGAGTACCTGGAGTGGACCCGCGGCGGCCGGCTGCGCGCCCCGGTGTGGCGGGGCCTGCGCGAGCCGCCCGAGGTCGCCCTCCACTGA
- a CDS encoding MarR family winged helix-turn-helix transcriptional regulator has product MTGETPCPPDGRHGSGSGDGAGRGPDAHGYELPLLLFAGFRTLIDQLHAELAEQGHPGMRPAHGFAMQAIGPGGATASELARRLGVSKQAAGKTAERLMAVGYAERVADPADARRKIIRLTPHGVDALRRSAALFEELRARWAATLGDERLRQLETDLRTMTAGAGAGLRVDVAGWFGP; this is encoded by the coding sequence ATGACGGGGGAGACGCCGTGCCCGCCGGACGGCCGGCACGGGAGCGGGAGTGGAGACGGCGCGGGCCGCGGGCCGGACGCCCACGGGTACGAGCTGCCGCTGCTGCTCTTCGCCGGCTTCCGGACACTGATCGACCAGCTCCATGCCGAGCTGGCGGAGCAGGGCCACCCCGGGATGCGACCCGCGCACGGCTTCGCCATGCAGGCCATCGGCCCCGGCGGCGCCACCGCCAGCGAACTGGCGCGACGGCTGGGCGTCTCCAAGCAGGCGGCGGGCAAGACCGCCGAGCGGCTGATGGCCGTCGGTTACGCGGAGCGCGTCGCCGACCCCGCCGACGCCCGACGCAAGATCATCCGGCTCACGCCGCACGGCGTCGATGCGCTGCGCCGGTCGGCGGCGCTCTTCGAGGAACTGCGCGCCCGGTGGGCGGCCACGCTGGGGGACGAGCGGCTCCGGCAACTGGAGACGGACCTGCGGACCATGACCGCCGGGGCCGGCGCCGGCCTCCGGGTGGACGTGGCCGGCTGGTTCGGTCCCTGA
- a CDS encoding radical SAM protein translates to MQSRTALVEDLMDRFPQVPREAVLKEDLLRGGIAFDESALSGNEDGDVKPKSYFIFSFDHRTLPELGAAALRRPPEEIVLTGGPYGLRRTVVSVRVNPASPYRVAADDDGVLGLYLDGVRIADVGLPPMPDYYRHTLANGKSVMEVAPTIQWGYLIYLTVFRVCQYFGAKEECQYCDINHNWRQHKAAGRPYTGVKPVEEVLEALEIIDRYDTARASTAYTLTGGAVTSHIGGKDEADFYGQYAKAIEERFPGRWIGKVVAQALPKADVQRFHDYGVRIYHPNYEVWDRRLFELYCPGKERYVGRDEWHRRILDSAEVFGPRNVIPNFVAGVEMAEPFGFTTVGEAIDSTVEGLRFFMSRGITPRFTTWCPEPTTPLGKANPQGAPLEYHVRLLQAYRATMEENGLTSPPGYGPAGPGRAVFSVSSFMDSLPAEETAEEAPEPAR, encoded by the coding sequence ATGCAGAGCCGTACCGCGTTGGTCGAGGATCTGATGGACCGGTTCCCGCAGGTACCGCGGGAAGCGGTGCTCAAGGAGGACTTGCTGCGGGGTGGCATCGCCTTCGACGAGTCCGCGCTCAGCGGCAACGAGGACGGGGACGTCAAGCCGAAGTCCTACTTCATCTTCTCCTTCGACCACCGGACGCTGCCGGAGCTGGGGGCCGCGGCGCTGCGCCGGCCGCCGGAGGAGATCGTGCTCACCGGGGGGCCGTACGGGCTCCGCCGCACCGTGGTGTCGGTGCGCGTCAACCCGGCCTCGCCGTACCGGGTGGCGGCCGACGACGACGGGGTGCTCGGCCTCTACCTGGACGGCGTGCGGATCGCCGACGTGGGGCTGCCGCCGATGCCGGACTACTACCGGCACACGCTGGCGAACGGCAAGTCGGTGATGGAGGTGGCGCCCACCATCCAGTGGGGCTACCTCATCTACCTGACGGTGTTCCGGGTCTGCCAGTACTTCGGCGCCAAGGAGGAGTGCCAGTACTGCGACATCAACCACAACTGGCGCCAGCACAAGGCGGCGGGCCGCCCGTACACCGGGGTGAAGCCGGTCGAGGAGGTGCTGGAGGCGCTGGAGATCATCGACCGGTACGACACCGCCCGCGCCTCCACCGCGTACACCCTCACCGGCGGCGCGGTCACCTCGCACATCGGCGGCAAGGACGAGGCGGACTTCTACGGCCAGTACGCCAAGGCCATCGAGGAGCGCTTCCCCGGCCGGTGGATCGGCAAGGTGGTGGCGCAGGCGCTGCCCAAGGCCGACGTGCAGCGCTTCCACGACTACGGGGTGCGGATCTACCACCCCAACTACGAGGTGTGGGACCGCCGGCTGTTCGAGCTGTACTGCCCCGGCAAGGAGCGCTACGTGGGGCGGGACGAGTGGCACCGCCGCATCCTGGACTCCGCCGAGGTGTTCGGCCCGCGCAACGTCATCCCCAACTTCGTGGCCGGCGTGGAGATGGCCGAGCCGTTCGGCTTCACCACCGTCGGCGAGGCGATCGACTCCACCGTCGAGGGCCTGCGGTTCTTCATGTCGCGCGGCATCACCCCCCGGTTCACCACCTGGTGCCCGGAGCCGACGACGCCGCTGGGCAAGGCGAACCCGCAGGGCGCGCCGCTGGAGTACCACGTGCGGCTGCTTCAGGCGTACCGCGCGACCATGGAGGAGAACGGACTGACCTCCCCGCCCGGCTACGGCCCGGCGGGACCCGGCCGGGCGGTGTTCTCGGTCAGCTCCTTCATGGACAGCCTGCCGGCGGAGGAGACCGCCGAGGAGGCCCCCGAGCCGGCGCGCTGA
- a CDS encoding DUF6297 family protein → MPDEDFVSRSSGPASDEDFESPNTGSASGGDASGRRAAPAGAHQEEPAPGQEPAVGAAGTPGEDGTGEPAVSPDGDEAGDRADERPEEWHPEEDDRTAETLRWLVRKRRAERRRRSRDLVVLAYTVVLAAIGYGGGYTALLLRKLSLGADHGDLGEDIRQALPPAFTLLAAVLALIAARDALWRGPVVVPGPAVGWLLTQPVRREAVLRPRLRRSAALAVFGGLLTAAAGAVVLHVTDLAPFGRGLLALLPAAVCLPLLATFLAVAVERRPGLADRVRRLTPGAVAVILLLALRTGLAATGRPTGVPTGADLWSGPWGWAAQPVLRAAGGHAPGWPVAVAALLLLTLAAWVPARRDADRIGNAQLRRRAATVSAVHNGVATMELRAARLAMAAASAGPGRHRWRPRPPRDRRLAVVWRDAVALLRSPGRLGTALTGTMCAAAVAGVAVRTDGELRAPLLVAALFSGYAAVAALAEPARLETDDVRRSAWSPLRLRALMLRHTVLPAASGTLLAALAAVPYALAGAPWTLLVMPLCAPPLAAAAVVAACRGPVRTDLLMLGVVTPAGSPGPFLVAFWYAAGPLVAVGGLALTLHGVPAAGPGAPSVVPVALASVVLTVALLAYAARSADRLVRRG, encoded by the coding sequence GTGCCCGATGAGGACTTCGTATCCCGGAGCAGCGGCCCGGCGTCCGACGAGGATTTCGAATCCCCAAACACCGGCTCGGCGTCCGGCGGGGACGCGTCCGGCCGGCGGGCCGCACCGGCCGGCGCGCACCAGGAGGAGCCGGCGCCCGGACAGGAGCCGGCAGTTGGCGCGGCCGGAACACCCGGCGAGGACGGGACCGGCGAGCCGGCGGTGTCCCCGGACGGGGACGAGGCGGGCGATCGGGCGGACGAGCGGCCGGAGGAGTGGCACCCGGAGGAGGACGACCGGACCGCCGAGACGCTGCGCTGGCTGGTCCGGAAGCGGCGGGCCGAACGGCGCCGCCGCAGCCGGGACCTGGTCGTCCTGGCCTACACCGTGGTCCTCGCCGCCATCGGGTACGGCGGCGGATACACCGCCCTCCTGCTGCGGAAGCTGAGCCTCGGCGCCGACCACGGCGACCTCGGGGAGGACATCCGGCAGGCCCTGCCGCCCGCCTTCACCCTGCTGGCGGCGGTCCTGGCGCTGATCGCCGCCCGGGACGCGCTGTGGCGGGGACCGGTCGTGGTGCCCGGACCCGCGGTCGGCTGGCTGCTGACGCAACCCGTCCGCCGGGAGGCGGTGCTCCGGCCCCGGCTGCGCCGTTCGGCCGCGCTCGCCGTGTTCGGTGGGCTGCTGACGGCCGCCGCGGGAGCGGTGGTCCTGCACGTCACCGACCTGGCCCCGTTCGGCCGGGGGCTGCTCGCCCTGCTGCCCGCCGCGGTGTGCCTGCCCTTGCTGGCCACGTTCCTCGCCGTGGCGGTGGAGCGCCGGCCGGGCCTGGCCGACCGGGTGCGCCGTCTCACCCCCGGGGCGGTCGCCGTGATCCTGCTGCTGGCCCTGCGCACCGGGCTCGCCGCCACCGGCCGCCCCACCGGCGTCCCGACCGGGGCCGACCTGTGGTCCGGACCCTGGGGCTGGGCCGCCCAGCCCGTCCTGCGGGCCGCCGGAGGCCACGCCCCCGGGTGGCCGGTGGCGGTGGCCGCCCTGCTGCTGCTCACCCTCGCCGCCTGGGTGCCGGCCCGGCGGGACGCGGACCGGATCGGCAACGCCCAGCTGCGCCGCCGGGCCGCGACGGTCTCCGCGGTCCACAACGGGGTGGCCACCATGGAACTGCGCGCCGCCCGGCTGGCGATGGCCGCGGCCTCCGCCGGCCCCGGGCGTCACCGATGGCGTCCGCGCCCGCCGCGCGACCGGCGGCTGGCCGTCGTCTGGCGGGACGCGGTGGCGCTGCTGCGCTCACCCGGCCGGCTGGGCACCGCGCTCACCGGCACGATGTGCGCCGCGGCGGTGGCCGGCGTGGCGGTCCGGACCGACGGGGAACTGCGCGCCCCGCTGCTGGTCGCGGCGCTCTTCTCGGGATACGCGGCGGTGGCGGCGCTCGCCGAGCCGGCCCGGCTGGAGACCGACGACGTCCGGCGATCGGCCTGGTCCCCGCTGCGGCTGCGCGCCCTGATGCTCCGGCACACCGTGCTCCCGGCGGCGTCGGGCACCCTCCTCGCCGCGCTCGCCGCGGTGCCCTACGCGCTGGCCGGCGCACCGTGGACGCTGCTGGTGATGCCGCTGTGCGCCCCGCCACTCGCGGCGGCGGCCGTGGTGGCCGCCTGCCGCGGCCCGGTCCGTACCGACCTGCTGATGCTGGGTGTGGTCACGCCCGCGGGCTCCCCCGGGCCGTTCCTCGTCGCCTTCTGGTACGCGGCGGGGCCGCTGGTGGCCGTCGGTGGACTGGCCCTGACGCTGCACGGCGTCCCGGCCGCCGGACCGGGGGCCCCGTCGGTGGTTCCGGTGGCACTGGCATCGGTGGTGCTGACCGTGGCGCTGCTCGCCTACGCCGCCCGGTCCGCCGACCGGCTGGTACGGCGCGGCTGA
- a CDS encoding ABC transporter ATP-binding protein yields MTEEPGGGALLRLRGVSRRYGERQALHPLDLDVRRGSCTALYGHNGSGKSTLLRIAAGRDTPTAGRALFAGRPIDEDDPRVRASVAVVGDMAACYPDLTVREHLQLVTLAHAVDEPDDWIDRVLADRGLSDHGEALPMSLSSGQLQSLHLAAALVRPRDLLILDEPEQRLDPAARRRLAGLLRAEKADGVAVLLATHHAELAEAVADRMVVLEEGRVIADGPPSDVLERLERRS; encoded by the coding sequence ATGACGGAGGAGCCGGGCGGTGGCGCACTGCTGCGTCTGCGCGGAGTGAGCCGCAGATACGGTGAGCGGCAGGCGCTGCACCCCCTCGATCTCGACGTGCGCCGTGGCAGCTGCACCGCCCTGTACGGCCACAACGGCTCGGGTAAGTCCACCCTGTTGCGGATCGCCGCCGGCCGGGACACCCCCACCGCCGGCCGGGCGCTGTTCGCCGGCCGGCCCATCGACGAGGACGATCCCCGGGTGCGGGCCTCGGTCGCCGTGGTGGGTGACATGGCCGCCTGTTATCCCGACCTGACCGTCCGGGAGCACCTGCAACTCGTCACCCTGGCACACGCGGTGGACGAGCCGGACGACTGGATCGACCGTGTGCTGGCCGACCGCGGACTGTCCGATCACGGCGAGGCGCTGCCGATGTCGCTCTCCTCCGGCCAGTTGCAGTCGCTGCACCTGGCCGCCGCGCTGGTCCGGCCGCGGGACCTGCTGATCCTCGACGAACCCGAGCAGCGGCTCGACCCGGCTGCCCGTCGCCGTCTGGCCGGGCTGCTCCGGGCCGAGAAGGCGGACGGCGTCGCGGTGCTGCTCGCCACGCACCACGCGGAACTGGCCGAGGCGGTCGCCGACCGGATGGTCGTCCTGGAGGAGGGCCGGGTGATCGCCGACGGCCCACCGTCCGACGTCCTGGAGCGGCTGGAGCGGCGGTCATGA
- a CDS encoding carboxymuconolactone decarboxylase family protein — MPATVFPDHTTETAPPAARGVMEATARRLGYLPAAVARLATSPHLLRGFLELSAAFEDTTLDPLAREVVVLTVATGNECHVCVAMHTAKLRALGADPELVSALRERRPLPDERLEAVRQFTLRVLATAGAVPDEEMRSFLAHGYTPRHALEVVLGIGTYTLSTLANRLTGAPVDEPLRPHA, encoded by the coding sequence GTGCCCGCGACCGTGTTCCCCGACCACACCACCGAGACCGCACCGCCCGCCGCCCGGGGCGTGATGGAGGCCACCGCCCGCCGACTGGGGTACCTGCCCGCCGCGGTCGCACGGCTCGCCACCTCGCCGCACCTGCTGCGGGGCTTCCTCGAACTCAGCGCCGCGTTCGAGGACACCACCCTCGACCCGCTCGCCCGTGAGGTGGTCGTCCTCACCGTGGCCACCGGCAACGAGTGCCATGTCTGTGTCGCCATGCACACCGCCAAGCTCCGCGCGCTGGGCGCCGACCCGGAACTGGTCTCCGCCCTCCGTGAGCGACGCCCGCTGCCGGACGAACGGCTGGAGGCGGTCCGGCAGTTCACGCTCCGGGTGCTGGCGACCGCCGGCGCGGTGCCGGACGAGGAGATGCGCTCCTTCCTGGCCCACGGGTACACCCCGCGCCATGCGTTGGAGGTGGTGCTCGGCATCGGCACCTACACCCTCTCCACACTGGCCAACCGGCTCACCGGCGCCCCGGTGGACGAGCCGTTGCGCCCGCACGCCTGA
- a CDS encoding ATP-binding protein, which yields MVRQNVTVVGHIPEETTSFVGREAELVRLEEALPDHRLVTLTGTGGVGKTRLALRAARRVASRYPDGVWWADLSPLDGDRLLLAAVSDAVDLSDHSPRMPVEALCEWLSGKRLLLVLDSCEHLADACRTLVGDLLTAVPGLTVLATSRQPLRLAAERLIEVEPMRADGPDALALFTERATALAPADVLGGPVTTAVVSICRRLEGIPLALELAAAQVGRATVEEVSHRLTSRFDVLVHSEPVWPERHRTMRTAIGWSHELCAPTERLLWARLTVFRSAFDAASARSVCSGGPLGLPETGRALAGLVAKSVVSRDGDRYRMLDTIREYGRLWLAALGEEDAVADRYAEHFLGLARQADAGWLGPEQLSWYRWAGEAYTDLCTALDRLLVTSPREALELAGVVGFLWSCCGRLREARSYLEQTLAEYRSPCPERVRALWSLGVTASLQGDYDTAHRLSAECGALARQDGDPETVLAAAYLTGLLALLTGQPVDARTVTDRALAQLPGDPFDSPSRLRCHLVGVFALNALGKLDEARAEGERLRRGCVARGECWTRAYVDHQLALIALHTGRPHEAAEHARAMLVGKREMGDSFGIALGLDVLAAAIAAQGDGERAAQVFGTGLALWATVGHPQRGTPELRAVREECERAARAAVGDLAYDAAFERGANGDTETCLAEALRA from the coding sequence ATGGTGCGGCAGAATGTCACCGTGGTAGGGCACATTCCGGAAGAGACGACCAGCTTCGTGGGGCGGGAGGCCGAACTCGTCCGGCTGGAGGAGGCGTTGCCGGACCACCGGCTGGTCACCCTGACGGGGACCGGCGGGGTGGGCAAGACGCGGCTGGCGCTCCGGGCCGCGCGCCGGGTCGCCTCCCGGTACCCGGACGGGGTGTGGTGGGCGGACCTGTCCCCGCTGGACGGCGACCGGTTGCTGCTGGCGGCCGTCTCGGACGCCGTGGACCTGTCCGACCACTCCCCGCGGATGCCGGTGGAGGCGCTGTGCGAATGGCTGTCCGGCAAGCGGCTGCTGCTGGTGCTGGACTCCTGCGAGCACCTGGCCGACGCCTGCCGGACGCTCGTCGGCGACCTGCTCACCGCGGTGCCCGGGCTCACCGTGCTCGCCACCAGCCGGCAGCCGCTGCGGCTGGCCGCCGAGCGGCTGATCGAGGTCGAGCCGATGCGGGCCGACGGGCCGGACGCCCTCGCGCTGTTCACCGAGCGGGCGACCGCGCTGGCGCCCGCCGACGTCCTGGGCGGGCCCGTCACCACCGCGGTGGTCAGCATCTGCCGTCGGCTGGAGGGCATCCCGCTCGCCCTGGAGCTGGCCGCCGCCCAGGTCGGCCGCGCCACCGTGGAAGAGGTGTCCCACCGGCTGACCTCGCGGTTCGACGTCCTGGTCCACTCCGAGCCGGTCTGGCCCGAACGCCACCGCACGATGCGTACCGCCATCGGCTGGAGCCACGAGCTGTGCGCGCCCACCGAACGGCTGCTGTGGGCCCGGCTGACCGTCTTCCGCAGCGCCTTCGACGCGGCGTCGGCCCGGTCGGTGTGCTCGGGCGGCCCGCTGGGCCTGCCGGAGACCGGCCGCGCGCTGGCCGGGCTGGTCGCCAAGTCGGTGGTGAGCCGGGACGGGGACCGCTACCGGATGCTCGACACCATCCGCGAGTACGGCCGGCTGTGGCTCGCCGCACTCGGCGAGGAGGACGCGGTGGCCGACCGGTACGCCGAGCACTTCCTCGGCCTGGCCCGGCAGGCCGACGCCGGCTGGCTGGGCCCCGAGCAGCTCTCCTGGTACCGCTGGGCCGGCGAGGCGTACACCGATTTGTGCACCGCGCTCGACCGGCTGCTGGTCACCTCCCCGCGGGAGGCGCTGGAGCTCGCGGGGGTGGTGGGCTTCCTGTGGAGCTGCTGCGGCCGGCTGCGGGAGGCCCGCAGCTATCTGGAGCAGACCCTCGCCGAGTACCGGTCCCCCTGCCCGGAACGGGTGCGGGCGCTGTGGTCGCTGGGGGTGACCGCCTCCCTCCAGGGCGACTACGACACCGCGCACCGGCTGAGCGCGGAGTGCGGCGCGCTCGCCCGGCAGGACGGCGACCCGGAGACCGTCCTGGCCGCCGCCTACCTCACCGGGCTGCTCGCCCTGCTCACCGGCCAGCCGGTGGACGCCCGTACGGTGACCGACCGGGCGCTGGCCCAGCTCCCCGGCGACCCCTTCGACTCCCCCTCCCGGCTCCGCTGCCACCTGGTGGGCGTCTTCGCGCTCAACGCGCTGGGCAAGCTGGACGAGGCACGGGCGGAGGGCGAGCGGCTGCGGCGCGGCTGCGTGGCGCGGGGTGAGTGCTGGACCCGGGCCTATGTCGATCACCAGCTGGCGCTGATCGCGCTGCACACCGGCCGCCCGCACGAGGCGGCCGAGCACGCCCGCGCCATGCTCGTCGGCAAGCGGGAGATGGGTGACAGCTTCGGCATCGCCCTGGGCCTGGACGTGCTGGCCGCCGCGATCGCCGCGCAGGGCGACGGGGAGCGCGCCGCCCAGGTGTTCGGCACCGGGCTGGCCCTGTGGGCCACCGTCGGTCACCCGCAGCGCGGCACCCCTGAGCTGCGCGCGGTGCGCGAGGAGTGCGAGCGGGCGGCCCGCGCGGCGGTCGGGGACCTCGCCTACGACGCGGCCTTCGAGCGCGGGGCGAACGGCGACACCGAGACCTGCCTGGCGGAGGCGCTGCGCGCCTGA